GGACGACGTCGTGGGCTTCGTGCACGTGCGCGACCTGTTCCTCCCCACCCACCCGGCCGGGCGGGCGGCGACCGTCGGCGACCTGGCCCGAGAGGTGAAGCAGCTCCCGGGCACCGCCGGCGTCCTGACCGCGTTGTCCGGGATGCGCAAGGAGAACCGGCACTTCGCGATCGTGGTCGACGAGTACGGCGGCACCGACGGCATCGTCACCCTGGAGGACCTCATCGAGGAGGTCATCGGGGACATCTACGACGAGTACGACGAGGACGTCACGCCCGACTCCGAGGAGCCGGCCGAGGGGCCGCACGAGGTCGACGGGCTGCTCAACCTCGACGACTTCGCGGGCGCGACGGGGCTGCGGCTCCCCGAGGGCCCGTACGAGACGGTCGCCGGGTACGTGCTGGCCGAGCTGGGGCGCCTGCCGGTGCTCGGGGACACCGTGACGGTCGAGGAGCGCACCCTCACGGTGCTGGAGCTCGACGGACGCCGGATCTCCCGGATCAGCGTCAGCGCCGCACCGCAGCAGGGCGACGGCAGCGACGCCGAGGCGGAGTCCGCGGCCGGCTGAGGGAGGGGCTCAGTCGCGGCGCGACTGCGCGAAGGCCCAGGCGTCGGTGACGATCTCGCGCAGGTCGGTGTGCTCCGGTGCCCAGCCCAGCTCGTCCCGGATCCGGGCGGAGCTGGCCACCAGCCGCGCCGGGTCGCCGGGCCGGCGGTCGCCGACGACGACCGGCAGCTCGTGCCCGGTGACCTCGCGGACCGCGTCGACCATCTCCTGCACCGAGAAGCCGGTGCCGCTGCCCAGGTTGTAGATGCGGTGCTCACCTGGGGCCGGGGCGGGCAGCGCCAGCAGGTGGGCCGCGGCGAGGTCCGTCACGTGGACGTAGTCGCGGATGCAGGTGCCGTCGGGGGTCGGGTAGTCGGTGCCGAAGACGGTGAGCGCCTCGCGGCTGCCGGCGGCGACCTGCAGCGCGATGGGGATGAGGTGGGTCTCGGTGGCGTGCCGCTCACCGACGCCGTACGCGGCGCCGCCGACGTTGAAGTACCGCAGGCTCACCGCGGCGAAGGAGTGGGCCACGGCGTAGGAGGTGAGCATGGCGTCCACGGCCAGCTTGCTCGCGCCGTAGGTGTTGGTCGGCCGGGTCGGGGCGTCCTCGGGGATCGGCACCTGGTCCGGCTCACCGTAGGTGGCCGCGGTCGAGGAGAAGACGATCCGCCGGCAGTCGACCGCGCGCATCGCCTCCAGCAGGGCCAGGGAGCCGCCGACGTTGTTCTCCCAGTAGAGCTCGGGGGCCTCCTGGCTCTGCGCGACCAGGCTCTTGGCCGCGAAGTGCAGCACCGCCTCGGGCCGCACGTCGGCCAGCACCGGGGCCGAGTCGTGCAGCGAGGCCCGGACGAACCGGGCGCCGGCCGGGACGGCGTCCTCGTGGCCGGTCGACAGGTCGTCGAGCACCGTCACCTCGTGGCCGCCCTCGAGCAACGCGGCCGTGACTACGCTGCCGATGTAGCCGGCCCCACCGGTGACGAGTACGCGCATGCCGCCAACCCTAGTGAGTGGCCCGGACGACCTCCGGTCCGACCGAGGAGGAGGAGCCCGTGGTCAGCGCCCGCCCTGCCGTGGCCGCCATGCCGGTCTACCGACCCGGCCGCAACCCCGCCGACCTGGCCCGCGAGATCGGCGTCGACCGCGCCGTGAAGCTGGCCAGCAACGAGGTCGCCTTCCCGCCGCTGCCGGCCGTCGTCCAGGCGATCGCCGCGACCGCGGGGGAGACCAACCGGTACCCGGACAACGGCGCCGTCGTCCTCACCCGGGCGCTGGCCGAGCGGTACGGCGTCGAGCCGGCGCAGGTGGCCACCGGCTGCGGCGCGGTCACCGTCTGCCAGCAGCTGGCCCAGGCCTACAATGACCCGGGCACGAGCATCGCCTTCGCCTGGCGCTCCTTCGAGATGTACCCGCTGCTCGCCCAGGTGGCCGGCGCCCGGGCCCAGCAGGTGCCGCTCGTCCCGGGCACCCCCGGCGGCGCCGCGGACACCCACGACCTCGAGGGGCTGGCCGCGGCGATCGACGACACGACCCGGCTGGTCTTCGTCTGCAACCCGAACAACCCCACCGGGACGGCGGTGCGGCGCCCGGAGCTGGAGCGCTTCCTGGACGCCGTCCCGGCGGAGACGCCGGTCGTGCTGGACGAGGCCTACCGGGAGTTCGTCACCGACCCCGACGTCCCCGACGGGGTCGAGCTGATGCGCGGGCGGCCCAACGTCGCGGTGCTGCGCACGTTCTCCAAGGCGTGGGGGCTGGCCGGCCTGCGGGTCGGCTACCTGCTCGCCGAGGACCCGGCGGTGGCCGACGCCGTCCGGCGCACGCACGTGCCGTTCAGCGTCTCCTCCCTCGCCCAGGCCGCGGCGGTCGCAGCACTGGCGAGCGAGGACGAGGTGCGGGAGCGCTGCGCCGCCGTCGTCGCCGAGCGGGACCGGCTCACCGGCGCCCTGCGGGAGCGCGGCCTGCCGGTGGCCGACAGCCAGGCCAACTTCGTCTGGCTGCCGCTGGGGGAGCGGGCCGCCGAGGTCGCCGCCGCCCTGGAGGCCCGCGCGGTGATCACCCGGCCGTTCGCCGGCGAGGGGATCCGGGTGACGGTGGGCACCCCCGAGGAGGACGACGTCTTCCTCGGCGCGCTGGACGACGTCCTGACCAGCGCTCCGGCGGGTGCTGCCGGAGCCTGAGCGAGCCCGGCTGGGGCGCGTGGTTCGATGGAGGGCGTGCCTGCTCCCCGCGTGCTGTCCGGCATCCAGCCGACGGCGGACTCCTTCCACCTCGGCAACTTCCTGGGTGCGCTGCGGCAGTGGGTCGCCCTGCAGGAGGACCACGACGCCTTCTACTGCGTCGTGGACCTGCACGCGATCACCGCGGAGCAACCCGATCCGGCCGTGCTCCGCCGACGCACGCTGGTGTCTGCCGCGCAGACGATCGCGCTCGGTGTCGACCCGGACCGCAGCACGCTGTTCGTGCAGAGCCACGTCCCCGAGCACGCGCAGCTGGCCTGGGTGCTCCAGTGCCTGACCGGGTTCGGTGAGGCCAGCCGGATGACCCAGTTCAAGGACAAGAGCTCCCGCGAGGGCGCCGGGACGACGTCGGTGGGGCTGTTCACCTACCCGGTGCTCCAGGCCGCCGACATCCTGCTCTACCAGGCCGCCCGGGTGCCGGTGGGCGAGGACCAGCGCCAGCACCTGGAGCTCACCCGCGACCTGGCCACCCGGTTCAACGGCCGGTACGGCGACACGTTCACCGTCCCCGAGACCTACGTGCCGCCGGGGGCGGCCAAGGTGCTGGACCTCCAGTCGCCGGACAAGAAGATGAGCAAGAGCCTCCCGCCGGCCGGGTGCGTCAACCTGCTGGACGACCCGAAGGTGACGGCGAAGAAGATCCGCTCGGCGGTCACCGACACCGGCCGGGAGGTCGTCGCCGACCCGGTGGGCAAGCCCGGGGTGACCAACCTGCTGGCCATCCACTCGGCGCTCTCCGGGCAGGGCGTCGCCCAGCTGGAGGAGCACTTCGCCGGCCGCGGCTACGGGGACCTGAAGAAGGAGGTCGCCGAGGTCGTGGCCGACGCCCTGGCCCCCGTCCAGCAGCGCACCGCCGAGCTGCTGGCCGACCCCGCCGAGCTCGAGCGCATGCTCGCCGCCGGGGCGGCCCGGGCCCGTGCCGTCGCGGCTCCCACCCTGGCGACGGTGTACGAGCGGGTCGGCTTCCTGCCCGCCGTCGGGGCACCGACGTGACGGACCGGCCGCTCCGCGCCGACGACACCTTCGTGCACCGGTTCGACGCCGGCGCGGAGTC
The Modestobacter marinus DNA segment above includes these coding regions:
- the trpS gene encoding tryptophan--tRNA ligase, whose amino-acid sequence is MEGVPAPRVLSGIQPTADSFHLGNFLGALRQWVALQEDHDAFYCVVDLHAITAEQPDPAVLRRRTLVSAAQTIALGVDPDRSTLFVQSHVPEHAQLAWVLQCLTGFGEASRMTQFKDKSSREGAGTTSVGLFTYPVLQAADILLYQAARVPVGEDQRQHLELTRDLATRFNGRYGDTFTVPETYVPPGAAKVLDLQSPDKKMSKSLPPAGCVNLLDDPKVTAKKIRSAVTDTGREVVADPVGKPGVTNLLAIHSALSGQGVAQLEEHFAGRGYGDLKKEVAEVVADALAPVQQRTAELLADPAELERMLAAGAARARAVAAPTLATVYERVGFLPAVGAPT
- the hisC gene encoding histidinol-phosphate transaminase; this translates as MVSARPAVAAMPVYRPGRNPADLAREIGVDRAVKLASNEVAFPPLPAVVQAIAATAGETNRYPDNGAVVLTRALAERYGVEPAQVATGCGAVTVCQQLAQAYNDPGTSIAFAWRSFEMYPLLAQVAGARAQQVPLVPGTPGGAADTHDLEGLAAAIDDTTRLVFVCNPNNPTGTAVRRPELERFLDAVPAETPVVLDEAYREFVTDPDVPDGVELMRGRPNVAVLRTFSKAWGLAGLRVGYLLAEDPAVADAVRRTHVPFSVSSLAQAAAVAALASEDEVRERCAAVVAERDRLTGALRERGLPVADSQANFVWLPLGERAAEVAAALEARAVITRPFAGEGIRVTVGTPEEDDVFLGALDDVLTSAPAGAAGA
- the galE gene encoding UDP-glucose 4-epimerase GalE, encoding MRVLVTGGAGYIGSVVTAALLEGGHEVTVLDDLSTGHEDAVPAGARFVRASLHDSAPVLADVRPEAVLHFAAKSLVAQSQEAPELYWENNVGGSLALLEAMRAVDCRRIVFSSTAATYGEPDQVPIPEDAPTRPTNTYGASKLAVDAMLTSYAVAHSFAAVSLRYFNVGGAAYGVGERHATETHLIPIALQVAAGSREALTVFGTDYPTPDGTCIRDYVHVTDLAAAHLLALPAPAPGEHRIYNLGSGTGFSVQEMVDAVREVTGHELPVVVGDRRPGDPARLVASSARIRDELGWAPEHTDLREIVTDAWAFAQSRRD